A single region of the Serinus canaria isolate serCan28SL12 chromosome 1, serCan2020, whole genome shotgun sequence genome encodes:
- the LOC103827284 gene encoding interstitial collagenase-like, producing the protein MRMKTFAILLSLYVAVSSAFPAAPEAEDEGKTLQLVESYLQNFYDLQKDHHPHLRSGGENPLAAKLKEMQSFFGLEVTGKPDLDTLEMMQKPRCGVPDVQRYAFTPGNPKWKRNNLTYRILNYTPKMRRADVDEAIRKALNVWSNVTPLTFQRVEDKVADIMISFAYRDHRDNSPFDGPNGQLAHAFQPGEGIGGDVHMDEEEAWTKDGTGYNLFIVLAHELGHSLGLSHSNDPGALMYPTYSYTDPNEFRLPQDDIDGIQAIYGRSNTAVQPTGPVTPEACDPNLTFDSITTLRGEIFFFKGRYMLRKHPERTETELNFISLFWPRLPSGIQAAYENVETDEITIFKEDKYWVIRGYDVLPGYPKPIYRFGLPKTVKRVNAAYNDEATGKTFFFVADRYWRYDEKKKSMDHGYPRKIVSDFGNIGRVDAAFQKDGYVYFFHGTTQFQFDPRAKRIVRKMKSTSWFSC; encoded by the exons ATGAGGATGAAGACCTTTGCAATTCTCCTGTCACTATATGTGGCCGTCTCCTCTGcgtttcctgcagctccagaagcAGAAGATGAGGGAAAAACCCTACAGCTTGTAGAG AGTTATCTACAGAATTTCTATGACCTTCAAAAGGATCACCACCCCCATTTAAGAAGTGGTGGTGAAAACCCCCTTGCTGCAAAGCTCAAGGAAATGCAGTCATTCTTTGGATTAGAAGTGACTGGAAAACCTGATCTTGACACATTGGAGATGATGCAAAAACCCAGATGTGGTGTACCTGATGTGCAGCGATATGCATTCACACCAGGGAATcccaaatggaaaagaaataatcttACATACAG GATTTTGAATTACACCCCAAAGATGAGACGAGCTGATGTAGATGAAGCAATCAGAAAAGCTCTCAATGTCTGGAGCAACGTGACACCGTTGACATTCCAAAGGGTTGAGGACAAAGTAGCAGATATAATGATCTCTTTTGCTTATAGAG ACCACCGCGACAATTCTCCTTTTGATGGTCCCAATGGACAGCTGGCTCATGCATTCCAGCCTGGTGAAGGTATTGGTGGAGATGTGCATATGGATGAGGAGGAAGCTTGGACAAAAGATGGAACAG GCTACAATTTGTTCATTGTTCTTGCCCATGAGCTTGGCCATTCATTGGGCCTGTCTCATTCAAATGATCCTGGAGCACTGATGTATCCAACTTACTCCTACACTGACCCCAATGAATTCCGTCTTCCTCAGGATGACATTGATGGAATTCAGGCCATCTATG GACGGTCTAATACTGCTGTGCAGCCAACAGGACCCGTGACTCCAGAAGCTTGTGACCCAAATTTGACATTTGATTCTATTACTACCCTACGTGGAGAAATATTCTTCTTCAAGGGCAG ataCATGCTGCGCAAGCATCCCGAAAGGACAGAGACAGAGCTCAATTTTATCTCACTGTTCTGGCCAAGGTTACCATCAGGAATTCAAGCTGCTTATGAAAACGTTGAGACAGATGAAATTACAATTTTCAAAG AGGATAAATATTGGGTCATCAGGGGATATGATGTTCTGCCTGGCTATCCCAAACCAATCTATCGCTTTGGGCTCCCAAAGACTGTCAAAAGGGTTAATGCAGCTTACAACGATGAAGCCACAGGGAAAACATTCTTCTTTGTAGCTGACAGATACTGGAG AtatgatgaaaagaaaaaatccatgGATCATGGGTATCCCAGGAAAATTGTCTCTGACTTTGGAAACATTGGCAGGGTTGATGCTGCTTTCCAGAAAGATG GCTATGTGTATTTCTTCCATGGAACAACCCAGTTCCAGTTTGATCCTCGTGCCAAACGGATTGTTCGAAAAATGAAGAGCACCAGCTGGTTTAGTTGTTAA